The following proteins come from a genomic window of Penaeus monodon isolate SGIC_2016 chromosome 22, NSTDA_Pmon_1, whole genome shotgun sequence:
- the LOC119587279 gene encoding pupal cuticle protein 36-like translates to MRFLVLACALVASTTAAPQGYSLQRPTGSTLSTGPGQTAGSGFAAGHVVAGGIGTGSGHGVGSGVSAGAAVGGVSGGFGQGVGTGISGVGAGILEPCGEGQIRHVDGSCVTPIVNRKVFVFDVPEQKEPIGPPPSVPPPRVDHNILFVRLPEEGEGPEPIVIPPPRQENIVYVLNKQDEQTQRVIEVPAHPPSDPEIYFVNYEEGENPTLPIGVDLNTALGSAAEAGGQVIGFAGGDSSEGAGFGVGGVVGGSGFGTVSGGFGGAGAGSGFGTVSGGLGVAGVGGGFGTVSGGLGGAGAGSGFGAVSGGVGSTPSGLYNTP, encoded by the exons ATGAGGTTCCTT GTTTTGGCTTGCGCACTCGTTGCTTCCACGACTGCAGCTCCCCAGGGCTACAGTCTGCAGAGGCCCACTGGATCAACTCTGTCCACTGGCCCTGGTCAGACGGCTGGAAGTGGATTTGCTGCTGGACATGTTGTAGCAGGAGGTATTGGAACAGGATCTGGACATGGAGTTGGAAGTGGAGTCTCAGCTGGTGCAGCTGTTGGAGGTGTCTCTGGTGGATTTGGCCAAGGAGTAGGGACTGGCATCTCCGGCGTAGGTGCCGGAATTTTGGAACCATGTGGAGAAGGACAAATTCGACATGTGGATGGGTCTTGTGTCACACCAATTGTAAACAGGAAAGTGTTTGTCTTTGATGTTCCAGAACAAAAGGAACCTATCGGTCCTCCACCAAGCGTTCCTCCTCCAAGAGTTGATCATAACATTCTGTTCGTGCGACTtcccgaagaaggagaaggacctGAACCAATCGTTATTCCCCCACCAAGACAGGAGAACATCGTCTATGTACTCAACAAACAGGACGAACAGACCCAGCGTGTCATCGAAGTACCTGCCCATCCTCCATCCGATCCTGAAATCTACTTCGTCAATTATGAAGAGGGTGAGAACCCAACTCTACCCATTGGTGTGGATCTTAATACTGCTCTTGGCTCAGCCGCTGAAGCAGGCGGACAAGTAATTGGATTCGCTGGAGGTGATAGCAGTGAAGGCGCAGGATTTGGAGTGGGTGGTGTAGTAGGAGGAAGTGGATTCGGCACGGTTAGTGGAGGATTTGGTGGAGCTGGTGCAGGCAGTGGATTTGGAACTGTTAGCGGAGGACTGGGTGTAGCTGGCGTCGGTGGTGGATTTGGAACTGTTAGCGGAGGATTAGGTGGAGCTGGCGCAGGCAGTGGATTTGGAGCAGTAAGCGGAGGTGTAGGAAGCACTCCTTCAGGTCTATATAACACTCCCTAA